A single region of the Sorghum bicolor cultivar BTx623 chromosome 7, Sorghum_bicolor_NCBIv3, whole genome shotgun sequence genome encodes:
- the LOC8066123 gene encoding uncharacterized protein LOC8066123, whose protein sequence is MDTSRTILIRENSTHEVVLAIDERTALANERLKAEFYKVDTKIHRFPRSLQGIGGDNDRYIVPSVVAIGPYHHGSPHLQKMEEVKLAAAYHLCRHSGRSSSSMEVYEKILSVVDDARGSYDVKDPSVFGLSNHEFAAMMFLDGCFLLQYMIGGGDVPVLQNWMTPSIERDIFLLENQIPWLVLEVLIEFMPVDVLRFVRGVQEKFHPGKAKEKKVRPLPDDDDRGVGGRGDYKPPHLLGLLWYILQIHSMPERVQNYSYRPRPLKSSNAVELAEIGIRLAPSTKPWFWDMSFRRGRLFGELCPCRRCS, encoded by the coding sequence ATGGACACAAGCAGAACAATCCTCATCCGTGAAAACTCAACCcatgaagtagtactagccatCGACGAGAGGACAGCTTTGGCGAACGAGAGGCTCAAGGCCGAATTTTACAAGGTGGACACCAAGATCCACCGGTTCCCCCGCAGCCTCCAGGGGATTGGCGGCGACAACGACCGCTACATCGTGCCCAGCGTGGTGGCCATCGGCCCGTACCACCATGGCTCGCCGCACCTGCAGAAGATGGAGGAGGTCAAGCTCGCCGCGGCCTACCACCTTTGCAGACACTCGGGTCGCTCCTCGTCGTCCATGGAGGTCTACGAGAAGATCTTGTCTGTCGTAGACGACGCCCGCGGCTCCTACGACGTCAAAGACCCGTCGGTTTTTGGCCTGAGCAACCACGAGTTCGCGGCCATGATGTTCCTCGACGGCTGCTTCCTACTCCAGTACATGATCGGCGGCGGGGACGTGCCTGTGCTGCAGAACTGGATGACACCCAGCATCGAGAGGGACATCTTCTTGCTCGAGAACCAGATCCCCTGGTTGGTGCTTGAGGTGCTCATAGAGTTCATGCCCGTCGATGTGCTAAGGTTTGTCCGCGGAGTGCAGGAGAAGTTTCACCCCGGAAAGGCCAAGGAGAAGAAGGTCCGGCCGTTGCCTGACGACGACGACCGCGGCGTCGGCGGCCGCGGCGACTACAAGCCGCCGCATCTCCTTGGCCTGCTATGGTACATTCTTCAGATCCATAGCATGCCAGAGCGCGTGCAGAACTACAGCTACAGGCCGCGGCCGTTGAAGTCCAGCAACGCCGTGGAGCTCGCGGAGATCGGCATCAGGTTGGCACCCAGCACGAAGCCATGGTTCTGGGACATGAGCTTCCGCCGGGGCCGCCTGTTCGGCGAGCTGTGTCCCTGTCGCCGGTGCTCCTGA